One Sagittula stellata E-37 genomic window carries:
- a CDS encoding GntR family transcriptional regulator: MTVNKKTACLDDLRMRILKLDLPPGAELDETQVAAGYGLSRTPLREVFQVLAGEGYLRLEHNRGARVAAMDLAALRCLLQTGPLLLATMARQAAENREDAALPALRDAQAAFAAATDEGDAAAAALSNHSFHTQIACMAANPYLMPALRRLLIDHTRLTQGFFQPVKKKEKKQVRKVSQYHAALTAAIEAQDPEAAVSNMLQNWDLFRERIGKLMTPEALPISVETAEAMA, encoded by the coding sequence ATGACCGTCAATAAAAAGACCGCATGTCTCGACGACCTCAGGATGCGAATTCTGAAGCTGGACCTCCCGCCCGGTGCCGAGCTCGACGAAACGCAGGTGGCCGCCGGTTACGGGTTGTCGCGAACGCCCCTGCGCGAGGTCTTTCAGGTGCTGGCAGGAGAGGGCTACCTGCGATTGGAACACAATCGGGGCGCCCGGGTGGCCGCCATGGACCTTGCGGCGCTGCGTTGCCTTCTGCAGACCGGTCCGCTGCTTCTGGCGACGATGGCCCGTCAGGCCGCCGAGAACCGCGAAGACGCCGCGCTTCCCGCGCTGCGCGACGCGCAGGCCGCCTTTGCCGCCGCGACGGACGAAGGCGATGCAGCGGCAGCCGCGCTGTCCAATCACAGCTTCCACACACAGATCGCCTGCATGGCCGCGAACCCTTACCTGATGCCCGCGCTACGGCGCCTGCTGATCGACCACACACGCCTGACCCAAGGCTTTTTCCAGCCGGTCAAGAAAAAGGAGAAGAAGCAGGTCAGAAAGGTGTCGCAATACCACGCCGCCCTGACAGCCGCGATCGAGGCGCAGGACCCCGAGGCCGCCGTTTCGAACATGCTCCAGAATTGGGACCTGTTCCGGGAGCGGATCGGCAAGCTGATGACCCCCGAGGCGCTGCCGATCTCGGTGGAGACCGCCGAAGCGATGGCCTGA
- a CDS encoding heavy metal translocating P-type ATPase: MTDLRFEVTKLNCGGCAGRAERALAGADGVDSASVNLANKTAQVSGSAGAATLQAALKAAGYPAAESHTRLAIEGMSCASCAARVEKALAGQPGVLRASVNLASETAEVVSLTGSTDASALAQLVTHAGYPAKPLQDAEATEDRQQVEQARLKRDLTVAAALTLPVFIGEMGGHLFPPFHHWLTMTLGQSTWWTIQFLLTTAVLIGPGRRFYRIGLPLLVKGAPDMNTLVALGTLAAWVYSTVALMAPGLLPDTARAVYFEAAAVIVTLILLGRFLEARAKGRAGAAIRHLVGLRPAMAMVDRDGTVTETAIEDIEKGDLLLARPGERIAVDGIVLTGRSFVDEAMLTGEPAPVEKAEGAGVTGGTVNGNGTLRYRAEAVGKDTVLSRIVALVEEAQGAKLPIQALADKVVLWFVPAVLALAALTTLVWLIFGPGLTFALVAGVSVLIIACPCAMGLATPVSIMVGTGRAAELGVLFRKGDALQRLDTVKLVAFDKTGTLTEGRPELSHAMAAPGFDVDEVLRLAASAEQGSEHPIAQALMRAAPDAPQPEEVTALPGLGLEATVESRAILVGAPRLMTARGIDTAPVADALDRTAQAAETPVLVAVDGQIAAVFGVADRLKPDARAAVAALKAEGLEVALISGDARPVAEAIARDLGIAHVTAEVLPEGKLDALRDLQQSFGAVAFVGDGINDAPALAAAEVGLAIGTGTDVAIESADVVMASGRVSGVVTAHHVSRHVMRNIRQNLFWAFGYNVVLIPVAAGVFYPLTGLMLSPMLAAGAMALSSVFVLTNALRLRGLGAGLSGTDRPDVPRQPDRPAALNAGE, from the coding sequence ATGACCGATTTGCGATTCGAAGTCACGAAACTCAACTGTGGTGGGTGCGCCGGGCGCGCCGAACGCGCACTCGCGGGCGCGGACGGTGTAGACAGCGCCTCCGTCAACCTTGCGAACAAGACAGCACAGGTCAGCGGCAGCGCAGGGGCGGCCACGCTGCAGGCGGCATTGAAGGCAGCAGGCTATCCGGCCGCCGAAAGCCACACGCGCCTCGCCATCGAGGGCATGTCCTGTGCTTCCTGTGCCGCGCGTGTCGAAAAGGCGTTGGCCGGTCAGCCGGGTGTGCTGCGCGCATCCGTGAACCTCGCCAGCGAAACCGCCGAGGTCGTCAGCCTGACCGGTTCGACCGATGCCTCTGCGCTGGCGCAACTTGTCACACACGCCGGATATCCGGCCAAGCCGTTGCAGGACGCGGAAGCGACCGAAGATCGCCAGCAGGTCGAGCAGGCCCGGCTTAAGCGTGACCTGACCGTTGCCGCCGCTTTGACCCTGCCGGTCTTCATCGGCGAGATGGGGGGCCACCTGTTCCCTCCGTTTCACCACTGGCTGACCATGACGCTCGGCCAGTCGACGTGGTGGACGATCCAGTTCCTCCTGACGACTGCCGTCCTGATCGGGCCCGGCCGCCGATTCTATCGCATCGGTCTGCCGCTGCTGGTCAAGGGCGCACCGGACATGAACACGCTCGTCGCTCTCGGGACGCTGGCGGCGTGGGTGTATTCGACTGTCGCGCTCATGGCGCCGGGGCTGCTGCCGGACACCGCGCGCGCCGTCTATTTCGAGGCCGCCGCCGTCATCGTCACGCTGATCCTGCTGGGGCGCTTCCTCGAAGCGCGGGCGAAAGGGCGGGCCGGCGCTGCGATCCGTCATCTCGTCGGCCTGCGGCCCGCGATGGCCATGGTAGACCGTGACGGCACGGTGACTGAAACCGCCATCGAGGACATTGAGAAAGGCGATTTGCTGCTTGCCCGCCCGGGAGAGCGCATCGCCGTGGACGGGATCGTCCTGACCGGGCGGTCCTTCGTCGATGAAGCCATGCTGACCGGCGAACCTGCTCCGGTGGAAAAGGCCGAAGGCGCGGGCGTGACCGGCGGCACGGTGAATGGCAACGGCACGCTGCGTTACCGGGCGGAGGCTGTCGGCAAGGACACCGTCCTGTCCCGCATCGTCGCGCTGGTCGAAGAGGCGCAGGGCGCCAAGCTCCCGATCCAGGCACTCGCCGACAAGGTGGTGTTGTGGTTCGTGCCCGCCGTTCTGGCGCTGGCCGCTCTGACCACGCTGGTCTGGCTGATCTTCGGTCCGGGCCTGACCTTCGCGCTGGTGGCGGGCGTGTCCGTGCTCATCATCGCCTGCCCCTGTGCCATGGGATTGGCGACGCCCGTGTCGATCATGGTCGGGACGGGGCGCGCCGCCGAACTGGGCGTGCTGTTCCGCAAGGGCGATGCGCTGCAACGGCTCGACACCGTGAAGTTGGTGGCCTTCGACAAGACCGGCACCCTGACGGAGGGACGTCCCGAGCTGAGCCACGCCATGGCCGCGCCGGGTTTCGACGTGGATGAGGTGCTGCGTCTTGCGGCCTCGGCAGAGCAGGGGTCCGAGCATCCCATCGCCCAGGCCCTGATGCGCGCCGCCCCCGATGCGCCGCAGCCCGAGGAGGTGACCGCGCTGCCGGGCCTTGGGCTGGAGGCCACTGTGGAAAGCCGTGCCATCCTCGTCGGTGCCCCGCGCCTGATGACGGCGCGCGGGATCGACACGGCGCCGGTTGCCGATGCGCTGGATCGGACCGCGCAGGCGGCAGAGACGCCGGTGCTCGTTGCGGTCGACGGGCAGATCGCTGCCGTTTTCGGTGTGGCCGACCGCCTTAAACCCGACGCCCGCGCTGCTGTTGCCGCGCTTAAGGCGGAAGGGCTGGAGGTCGCGCTGATTTCCGGCGATGCGCGCCCGGTGGCAGAGGCCATCGCCCGTGACCTCGGCATCGCGCACGTCACGGCAGAGGTCCTGCCGGAGGGCAAGCTGGACGCGCTGCGCGACCTGCAGCAAAGCTTCGGCGCGGTGGCCTTCGTCGGTGACGGCATCAACGACGCCCCCGCGCTGGCTGCGGCAGAGGTTGGGCTGGCCATTGGCACGGGCACGGATGTGGCCATCGAAAGTGCCGACGTTGTCATGGCGTCGGGCCGGGTGTCCGGGGTTGTGACCGCGCACCACGTCAGCCGCCATGTCATGCGCAACATCCGCCAGAACCTGTTCTGGGCCTTCGGATACAACGTCGTGCTGATCCCGGTCGCTGCCGGAGTGTTCTACCCGCTGACCGGTTTGATGCTTTCGCCGATGCTCGCGGCGGGGGCCATGGCGCTGTCGTCGGTGTTCGTCCTGACGAACGCCCTCCGGCTGCGCGGATTGGGGGCGGGGCTTTCCGGCACGGATCGGCCAGACGTGCCCCGTCAGCCGGATAGGCCGGCGGCGCTGAACGCGGGAGAGTAG
- the rlmN gene encoding 23S rRNA (adenine(2503)-C(2))-methyltransferase RlmN produces the protein MSDAPITQDLVTIPRKLPEGGKINLVGLTRAGLRDALLAMGTPEKQVKMRVNQVWQWVYFWGVRDFDSMTNLAKDYRAKLDATFEIALPEIVSKQVSADGTRKYLVRIAGGHEVETVYIPEEDRGTLCVSSQVGCTLTCSFCHTGTQKLVRNLTAGEIVGQIMLARDDLGEWPEPGTGTGEQGPRLLSNIVLMGMGEPLYNFDNVRDAMKIAMDHEGLSMSRRRITLSTSGVVPEIAKCAEEIGCLMAVSFHATTDEVRNKLVPINKRWNIATLLDALREYPRLSNSERITFEYVMLKDVNDSDEDARRLVRLIAGIPAKINLIPFNEWPGSPYERSDWSRIERFADIVYKAGYASPIRTPRGEDIMAACGQLKSATERSRKSRKEIEAEVRSG, from the coding sequence ATGTCTGACGCACCCATCACCCAGGATCTCGTGACGATCCCGCGCAAGCTGCCGGAAGGCGGCAAGATCAATCTGGTCGGTCTGACCCGGGCCGGGCTGCGCGATGCGCTTCTGGCCATGGGCACGCCGGAAAAGCAGGTCAAGATGCGGGTCAATCAGGTCTGGCAATGGGTCTATTTCTGGGGCGTCCGCGACTTCGACTCGATGACCAACCTTGCGAAGGACTATCGCGCGAAACTGGATGCAACCTTCGAGATCGCATTGCCGGAAATCGTGTCCAAGCAGGTCTCGGCCGACGGGACGCGCAAGTACCTTGTCCGGATCGCGGGCGGCCATGAGGTCGAGACGGTCTACATCCCGGAGGAAGACCGCGGCACCCTGTGCGTTTCCTCGCAGGTGGGCTGCACCCTGACCTGTTCGTTCTGCCACACCGGCACGCAGAAACTGGTCCGCAACCTGACCGCAGGGGAGATTGTCGGCCAGATCATGCTGGCGCGCGACGATCTTGGCGAATGGCCGGAACCGGGCACCGGCACAGGCGAGCAGGGGCCGCGCCTTCTGTCCAACATTGTTCTGATGGGCATGGGCGAGCCTCTGTACAACTTCGACAACGTGCGCGACGCGATGAAGATCGCGATGGACCACGAGGGTCTGTCCATGTCGCGCCGCCGGATCACGTTGTCGACCTCGGGCGTCGTGCCGGAGATCGCGAAATGCGCCGAGGAAATCGGCTGCCTGATGGCGGTCTCCTTCCACGCCACGACCGACGAGGTCCGCAACAAGCTGGTGCCGATCAACAAGCGTTGGAACATCGCGACGTTGCTGGACGCGCTGCGGGAATACCCGCGGCTGTCGAACTCGGAACGCATCACCTTCGAATACGTGATGCTGAAAGACGTGAACGACAGTGACGAGGACGCGCGGCGGCTGGTCCGGCTGATCGCGGGCATCCCGGCGAAGATCAACTTGATCCCGTTCAACGAATGGCCCGGGTCGCCCTACGAACGGTCGGACTGGTCCCGGATCGAACGCTTTGCCGACATCGTGTACAAGGCCGGGTACGCCTCACCGATCCGCACACCGCGCGGAGAGGACATCATGGCCGCCTGCGGGCAGCTCAAGTCCGCCACCGAACGCTCCCGAAAGTCCCGAAAAGAGATCGAGGCTGAGGTCCGCTCCGGCTGA
- a CDS encoding gamma-glutamyl-gamma-aminobutyrate hydrolase family protein codes for MTPPLIGVTTSSRSGWRIYPLVNLNLWLAGARGVRWGAGRPSDLAAVDGVIIGGGDDIAPELYGGKIGVSARLDRERDRFEAEIAARAMEDNIPVLGICRGAQMLNVALGGTLDQHAWETFSEAPMIKTILPKREVCVVPDTQLACYVGEPPMKVNALHTQAVDKLGRGLRVSARDTAGMVQAIERESDPFALGVQWHPEHLFYAHRQRAIFRALVSAARAYSERRSQTHAVLNEAA; via the coding sequence ATGACCCCTCCCCTGATCGGTGTGACCACGTCTTCGCGCTCGGGCTGGCGGATCTATCCGCTTGTGAACCTCAACCTGTGGTTGGCGGGCGCCCGCGGTGTGCGCTGGGGGGCTGGCCGTCCTTCCGACCTCGCCGCGGTCGATGGTGTGATCATCGGCGGGGGGGACGACATCGCGCCGGAGCTCTACGGTGGCAAGATCGGAGTTTCCGCCCGTCTGGACCGTGAACGCGACCGCTTCGAAGCCGAGATCGCCGCGCGCGCGATGGAGGACAACATCCCTGTCCTCGGCATCTGCCGCGGGGCGCAAATGCTGAACGTCGCGCTTGGCGGCACGCTGGATCAGCACGCGTGGGAGACCTTCAGCGAAGCCCCCATGATCAAGACGATCCTGCCCAAGCGCGAAGTCTGCGTCGTGCCCGATACGCAGCTTGCGTGTTACGTGGGTGAGCCGCCGATGAAGGTAAATGCCCTTCACACGCAGGCCGTGGACAAGCTGGGGCGCGGGTTGCGCGTCAGTGCCCGCGACACCGCCGGAATGGTGCAGGCCATCGAGCGGGAAAGCGATCCTTTTGCGCTCGGCGTCCAGTGGCACCCCGAGCACCTTTTCTATGCACACAGACAACGCGCGATCTTTCGCGCACTCGTTTCCGCCGCACGGGCCTATTCCGAGCGGCGCAGCCAGACCCACGCCGTCCTGAACGAAGCCGCCTGA
- a CDS encoding amidoligase family protein → MTDSFASLPHRTTRDGVERKTGVEVEFSGLGEIRVGAIVADFLGGTATEPHFHELTVEDTELGDIRVELDISLRKKDIPLLEQGLSMAKAVVPVEIITEPLTHEEVIRLGSLLDELRLNGAKGSRAGVFLGFGVHLNPEVVAADDPHTLNTIVAFGLLEPWLRRAEDLDMTRRLMPFIETWPHGFVTQLVNGQFSTLTDLMTIASRHISSRNHGLDLMPLFAHHDRALFDRIFPAQSKLSARPTFHFRLPDCRIDEEEWSLARPWNLWARVERVADDAHMLETLRRAWLEHNHYLPGAEGRWAERVAKLFQSKDISEPEAVQ, encoded by the coding sequence ATGACCGACAGCTTTGCCAGCCTGCCGCACCGCACGACGCGTGACGGTGTCGAACGCAAGACTGGCGTCGAAGTCGAGTTTTCCGGGCTTGGCGAGATACGGGTCGGCGCAATCGTTGCAGATTTCCTGGGCGGCACCGCAACCGAGCCGCACTTTCACGAATTGACGGTCGAAGATACCGAACTGGGCGACATTCGCGTGGAGCTGGATATTTCCCTGCGCAAGAAGGACATACCGCTTCTTGAGCAGGGACTGAGCATGGCAAAGGCCGTCGTTCCGGTCGAAATCATCACCGAACCGCTGACTCACGAAGAGGTCATCCGCCTGGGATCTCTTCTGGACGAGTTGCGGCTCAATGGGGCGAAAGGGTCCCGCGCGGGTGTATTTCTTGGCTTCGGCGTTCACCTCAACCCCGAGGTGGTGGCTGCCGACGATCCGCATACCCTGAACACCATCGTCGCCTTCGGCCTGCTGGAGCCCTGGCTGCGCAGGGCTGAAGACCTCGACATGACGCGGCGTCTTATGCCGTTCATCGAAACCTGGCCGCATGGTTTCGTCACGCAACTGGTAAACGGCCAGTTCTCCACGCTGACGGACCTGATGACAATCGCGTCTCGGCACATCTCGTCTCGTAACCACGGTCTCGATCTGATGCCACTGTTTGCGCACCACGACCGCGCGCTTTTCGACCGGATCTTCCCGGCGCAAAGCAAGCTGTCGGCGCGCCCGACATTCCATTTCCGTCTGCCCGATTGCCGGATCGACGAAGAAGAGTGGTCGCTGGCGCGGCCGTGGAACCTGTGGGCGCGGGTAGAACGTGTCGCCGATGACGCCCATATGCTCGAAACCCTTCGGCGGGCGTGGCTTGAGCACAACCATTATCTTCCCGGTGCGGAGGGTCGCTGGGCAGAGCGCGTGGCGAAACTGTTTCAAAGCAAAGACATCTCGGAACCGGAGGCCGTGCAATGA
- a CDS encoding AI-2E family transporter, producing MDFSWSRGQAKVIVTSLAIIATVALVAGLKSASDFAAPVALGLVVGVVLAPVVNRLSRFGVPRSLSASLALVIAVALLILLVSALGPVLSGLAEQMPKIQREVREWLDEAVRVVRGVDSIGREIEETLSEGGEEAVKQAMPSLVDALWMAPNFAAQSLVFLGTLFFFVLTGEDIYNALPHRAGSLKLADKAVSHYFITVTAINACLGLAVFGAMALLGLPNAMLWGGAAFLLNFVLYLGPIVMLISLLIAGVMNFSGASILLPMLAYLGLNMTEAQFVTPSLVGQQLRLNPLVVFLSILFGLWLWGPIGGVVSLPVLVWAMTLMGKMSATSDKAKVFNSA from the coding sequence ATGGACTTCAGCTGGTCCCGCGGGCAAGCCAAGGTGATCGTCACCTCTCTGGCGATCATCGCGACTGTCGCGCTTGTCGCCGGACTCAAGTCCGCCAGCGACTTCGCTGCGCCCGTGGCCCTTGGCCTGGTGGTCGGGGTCGTGCTGGCGCCGGTCGTCAACCGGCTCAGCCGCTTCGGTGTGCCGCGCTCGCTGAGCGCCTCTCTGGCGCTTGTGATTGCGGTGGCTTTGCTGATCCTTCTGGTCTCGGCCCTCGGTCCGGTGCTGTCCGGGCTGGCAGAGCAGATGCCGAAGATCCAGCGGGAGGTCCGCGAGTGGCTGGACGAGGCGGTGCGCGTCGTACGCGGCGTCGACAGCATCGGTCGCGAAATAGAGGAAACCCTGTCCGAAGGCGGCGAGGAAGCGGTCAAGCAGGCCATGCCAAGCCTTGTCGATGCGCTGTGGATGGCGCCGAACTTTGCCGCGCAGTCGCTGGTCTTTCTGGGGACTTTGTTTTTCTTCGTGCTGACCGGAGAGGACATCTACAATGCCCTTCCGCACAGGGCAGGCTCGCTGAAGCTGGCCGACAAGGCTGTTTCGCATTACTTCATCACGGTTACGGCGATCAACGCCTGTTTAGGGCTGGCGGTGTTCGGTGCGATGGCTTTGCTTGGCCTGCCCAACGCGATGCTCTGGGGCGGGGCGGCGTTCCTGCTGAACTTCGTGCTCTATCTCGGACCGATCGTGATGCTGATCTCGCTTCTGATCGCGGGAGTCATGAACTTCTCCGGCGCCTCGATCCTTCTGCCCATGCTGGCCTACCTGGGACTGAACATGACAGAGGCGCAGTTCGTGACGCCCTCTCTGGTCGGACAACAGCTGCGTCTGAATCCTTTGGTGGTGTTCCTGTCCATCCTCTTCGGTCTGTGGCTTTGGGGGCCGATCGGGGGGGTGGTTTCGCTGCCGGTCTTGGTCTGGGCGATGACCCTGATGGGCAAAATGTCCGCCACGTCGGACAAGGCGAAGGTGTTTAACAGCGCGTGA
- a CDS encoding phage holin family protein, which produces MSERETGIGQIPSYISAALQEIRALIHVEAELAKAEISHNVSKMGGGIGFLVGAAILALVALMTLAAAATIALYEAGVPLLGSVLSVGLVLLVLAIIVGLVGKRRVNPGSIVPTRTLNNIRADLDAAGEYRNAPSD; this is translated from the coding sequence ATGAGCGAACGGGAAACCGGAATTGGCCAGATTCCCTCCTACATTTCAGCGGCGCTTCAGGAAATACGCGCCTTGATCCATGTGGAGGCGGAGCTCGCCAAGGCGGAAATCAGTCACAATGTCAGCAAGATGGGGGGAGGGATCGGCTTTCTCGTGGGGGCCGCGATCCTCGCCCTTGTAGCCCTCATGACGCTGGCGGCTGCGGCGACCATCGCGCTTTATGAAGCAGGCGTGCCCTTGCTCGGGTCCGTTCTGTCCGTTGGCCTCGTGCTGCTTGTTCTGGCTATCATCGTCGGCCTCGTCGGCAAGCGGCGGGTCAACCCCGGGTCCATCGTGCCCACGCGCACACTCAACAACATCCGCGCCGATCTGGACGCGGCAGGGGAGTACCGCAATGCGCCGTCGGATTGA
- a CDS encoding DUF883 family protein: MANTAPHTASTDLPNGSAKEKEFDKAQKHAKDAARHARASVEEAYAEARDTASDAYERARAEGRHAYETAQLRGREAVEEGRLALAERHGQIEAYVRSNPTTALLGAAGVGLVLGMILKSRR, encoded by the coding sequence ATGGCTAACACAGCACCGCATACTGCTTCGACCGATCTCCCGAACGGCTCGGCCAAGGAGAAGGAATTCGATAAGGCACAGAAACACGCGAAGGACGCAGCGCGTCACGCTCGGGCTTCTGTGGAAGAGGCCTATGCAGAGGCGCGCGACACCGCGTCCGACGCATATGAACGTGCCCGCGCCGAGGGCCGTCACGCCTACGAGACCGCGCAGCTGCGCGGGCGAGAGGCTGTCGAAGAAGGCCGTCTGGCACTTGCAGAGCGTCACGGGCAGATCGAGGCCTACGTCCGCAGCAACCCCACTACCGCACTTCTTGGTGCGGCAGGTGTTGGGCTTGTGTTGGGCATGATCCTCAAGTCGCGTCGCTGA
- a CDS encoding DUF1328 domain-containing protein, giving the protein MLYWALLFFVVAIIAGVFGFGGIASASAGIAQVLFVIFLILFVVAMVARALRGRTP; this is encoded by the coding sequence ATGCTGTACTGGGCTCTGCTCTTTTTTGTTGTTGCGATCATCGCCGGCGTCTTTGGTTTCGGTGGCATCGCATCGGCGTCTGCCGGGATCGCACAGGTCCTCTTCGTGATCTTCCTGATCCTGTTCGTGGTGGCAATGGTCGCCCGTGCACTTCGCGGTCGCACGCCGTAA
- a CDS encoding GAF domain-containing protein produces the protein MDKKLTSDFTSAVTTTEAAHAEKLADSRRLDALVMTDVMTPDSDEAHERCVRLASRILKAPVSLVSYVDTERQFFKAQCGLSGKHAEERGTPLTHSFCQYVVTSDKPLVVRDSREDPILSQNAAVEDLNVVAYLGVPVHSPSGEVLGSFCVIDSSPREWTAEDLAALEDLVAMLESELTLRQTGNEREILLQEMSHRIKNLFSLVSSMVRLERRRWDTARELADSVIARVDALSVAHEMIVPVVEATKTGDGERAHVGELLSKVLAPHTSDAKITLTGDATTIGPKAVTYVTLAVHELATNSAKYGALSVDDGRLDLRWLADEDNLVLDWLETGHVWTDTAIGGGGFGSQLLKISIEGQLNGALTTEVSEDQFAHRLTLPLERLEF, from the coding sequence ATGGACAAGAAACTGACTTCCGACTTCACCAGCGCAGTCACCACGACAGAGGCGGCCCACGCCGAGAAGCTGGCCGATTCCCGTCGGCTGGATGCGCTTGTGATGACCGACGTCATGACCCCCGACAGCGATGAGGCCCATGAACGTTGCGTGCGCCTGGCCAGCCGCATCCTGAAAGCCCCCGTAAGCCTCGTGTCCTACGTCGACACAGAACGTCAGTTCTTCAAGGCGCAATGCGGCCTCAGCGGCAAACACGCCGAAGAGCGCGGAACACCTTTGACGCATTCGTTCTGCCAGTACGTCGTGACATCCGACAAACCGCTCGTGGTGCGTGACAGCCGGGAGGATCCGATCCTGTCGCAGAATGCCGCGGTCGAAGATCTGAATGTTGTGGCCTACCTCGGCGTGCCAGTCCATTCGCCATCAGGTGAAGTCCTGGGCTCGTTCTGTGTCATTGACAGCAGTCCGCGCGAATGGACGGCCGAGGACCTCGCCGCGCTCGAAGACCTGGTCGCCATGCTCGAATCGGAGCTGACACTGCGCCAGACCGGGAACGAGCGTGAGATCCTCCTTCAGGAAATGAGCCACCGCATCAAGAACCTCTTCTCGCTGGTATCCAGCATGGTGAGGCTGGAGCGGCGGCGATGGGATACGGCCCGCGAACTGGCCGACAGCGTCATTGCCCGTGTCGACGCCCTGAGCGTCGCCCACGAAATGATCGTTCCGGTGGTCGAGGCAACGAAGACCGGGGACGGCGAACGCGCGCACGTCGGCGAACTGCTTTCAAAGGTCCTGGCGCCTCACACGTCGGACGCGAAGATTACGCTGACGGGCGATGCGACGACCATCGGTCCGAAGGCCGTCACCTATGTAACGCTTGCGGTGCATGAACTTGCGACCAATTCGGCCAAATACGGCGCCCTTTCGGTGGACGACGGGCGTCTGGACCTGCGCTGGCTGGCGGACGAGGACAATCTGGTTCTGGACTGGCTGGAAACCGGCCACGTCTGGACCGACACTGCCATCGGTGGCGGCGGTTTCGGATCGCAGCTCTTGAAGATTTCGATAGAGGGTCAACTGAACGGCGCGCTCACGACCGAAGTGTCGGAAGATCAGTTCGCGCACAGGCTGACCCTGCCGCTCGAACGTCTGGAGTTCTGA
- a CDS encoding response regulator: MTTSQPSDLTSVIGSNLPFLRRYARALTGSQEKGDNYAAATLEAILSDFDGFDRSISPKVALFKVFQTIWNSTGGALSDGDSGLAAKAQKHLSRLTRDTREALLLHTIEEMDFVEVGEVLNTTPEEAKELVDIAYSEMAKSVSGKIMIIEDEAIIAMDLESIVGDMGHMVTGIAKTETEALKLFGEEQPDLILSDIQLADLSSGIDAVNKILGENASIPVIFITAFPERLLTGESPEPAFLIAKPYTEEQVRSAVSQAMFFSSTETLQV; this comes from the coding sequence ATGACCACTTCGCAACCTTCGGACCTGACAAGTGTGATCGGCAGCAACCTTCCTTTCCTGCGCCGTTACGCGCGGGCGCTGACGGGCTCTCAGGAAAAGGGGGACAACTACGCGGCCGCAACTCTGGAGGCTATCCTCAGCGATTTCGACGGCTTCGACCGGTCGATTTCGCCGAAAGTGGCGCTGTTCAAAGTGTTCCAGACGATCTGGAACAGCACGGGTGGTGCACTGTCGGACGGGGACTCCGGTCTTGCCGCAAAGGCGCAGAAGCACCTTTCGCGGCTGACGCGTGACACGCGCGAGGCGCTGCTGCTGCACACCATCGAGGAAATGGATTTCGTCGAGGTGGGTGAGGTTCTCAACACGACGCCGGAAGAAGCCAAGGAACTGGTGGATATCGCCTACAGCGAGATGGCGAAGTCGGTTTCCGGCAAGATCATGATCATCGAGGACGAGGCGATCATCGCCATGGACCTCGAAAGCATCGTGGGCGACATGGGCCACATGGTGACCGGCATCGCCAAGACCGAGACGGAGGCCCTGAAACTCTTCGGAGAAGAGCAGCCGGACCTGATCCTGTCGGATATCCAACTGGCAGACCTGTCCAGCGGCATCGACGCGGTCAACAAGATCCTGGGCGAGAACGCATCGATCCCGGTGATCTTCATCACGGCCTTCCCTGAACGTCTGCTGACCGGCGAAAGCCCGGAACCGGCGTTCCTGATCGCAAAGCCCTACACGGAGGAACAGGTGCGCTCAGCCGTAAGCCAGGCAATGTTCTTCTCGTCGACGGAAACACTGCAGGTCTGA
- a CDS encoding NepR family anti-sigma factor, with translation MTKEEVPDRFTDLLDKLRAAESSDKPASNRGDNAQS, from the coding sequence ATGACCAAGGAGGAGGTGCCCGATAGGTTCACCGACCTTCTTGATAAGCTCCGTGCAGCGGAATCTTCCGACAAGCCCGCCAGCAACAGAGGTGACAATGCCCAGTCGTGA